DNA sequence from the Hippopotamus amphibius kiboko isolate mHipAmp2 chromosome 1, mHipAmp2.hap2, whole genome shotgun sequence genome:
tattgattctttGTGAGGTGAACTTTCCCCCCCTCCATGTTTATGGAGGCCATGGTTTTGTAGTTTGTCCAGGGTGAAGAGCAATAGGCAGGGATCAATGGAGGCAACACCAGATCCAGGTAGAGAATAGGGGTCAGGGTCCACAATCcagcctggggaggaggtgggaaggcagAGTTTGGGAAGGAATTTGGCTGTGGGGGTGGTGAGAACTGGGAGGAGGTGGACAAACAGCATTAGTACAACCgagtttggtggggggagggcaaaGGGCTCCCACAAGAtggagaaataggaaaaagacTCGTAGCTGCTAATACACTTAATTATGTTCAGTGAAGTTATAGGGTCTTTCCCCCACAGGTTTCCTTTAAGTAAGATTCCCTGCCACTGATTGGGTGGGGTATCCGCAGTCCCCAAAATAGCCCAACGCACCTTCTTTATAAGCTACAAGGTGAATCAACCTCTGAGAGTGTCAACAGGAGACCAAGGCCAAGGACACGGCAATGGTAATACAGAACTGATAATATGAAACATTACTGAGCAGTAACTACAGGCCAGGCATTTAACTTATATTAGTTCATTTATCCTAACTACCATATAAAGTAGGGTGTCTTactctcattttatagaagaaatagAAGCATAgagaagggatttccctggtggcatagcgGTTAAAACTtgtacttccaatgcagggggcacaggttcgatccctgggcagggaactagatcccacatgcatactgcaaccaagagtttgcatgccacaactaaggagctgtcTAGAAGCAACTAAGGAGCTAAGATCcagcacaatcaaataaataaaaataactttaagaaaaaaaaaatagaagcacagagaagttaacaaCACTCCCAACAGCAGTCAGGAAATACGTGGAGTCTGGAATTGAATCCAGGCATCCTGGCTACAGAGCCTAAGCTTTTGACcaacaaatacagaaataaaagtggGAAGGGGAGCCAGAATTGCAGGGCACGTCCTGCCTAGCTAGGCCTGCCCGCGTAAGAAAACAGACACCTAGAGTAAGAATGCCGGGAAGGACTTTTACTAAGAGAGAATCCTGGGACAATAATAGTAGCTATCTTTCATTGGGTACTGGCTTTGGGCCAGGCATCGCGCGAGGTGCTTAacgtttaatcctcacaacaaccccttTGAGTGAGGTACTGCGATTACCCCATCTCACTTCTACTGGTGAGGAAGCTGACGCACAGAGCTTGCCCAAGACGCTGCCGGGCAGATGCTGAGCGGCGGCTGCCCACGTGGCGCCTGGGAAGAGTAGacatggcgggggcggggccggcttggcgggggcggggccggcaggggcggggccgcggACCCGGAGGCGCCGGAGGCTGCGGAGGAGCGCGCCGGCGCAGGCGAGGTTTTGGTGGGCTCGCACCTGTTgcgtgaccccccccccccccccccacagcccaGCTACCGGAGTCAGACCCCGAATACCCAGAAAGTGTGGAGGGAAGTCCAGATGAGTTCCGGGTCCCGCTCTCTGGGGAGCACGTGGCCTACCCGCCTTccgagggcggggctgggggttGCGGCTCCGGGGTCTACAAGACCAGTGCAGCCGCCCAGGTCGGCGGGGGTCCGCCTCCCGCCAGCCAGCAATATTGAAAGACTGCCTTACTTCTCCCATCTCGGTGCCAGGGCCTGGGCCCTTGGAGCGACTTGGCAGAGTCTGGACCccggccctcctcccctccctcgcGACCCGGCTTCCCGGCGGTGCAGACCCTGGCGAGCAGACTCCCTGGTACTTTTCAGGGCTCGGGCAGCATGGCCTCAGGTgagtgtgtatgcgtgtgtaGGGGGACAAGGTCTCTGGGACAGAGAAGTGCAGTGGCCACGGTGACAACAGGGTGGGCACAGCCTACAGACCTAGGGAAGGCGACCAGCTCCTCCTGGGGAGCGCCCGGAGAGCAGAGCCTGAATGAGGAAAGACACAAAAGTCAGAAGCCGCTGGGGTCTCTTTCTGGACCCTAGAGAAacccctgcctcctggcctccctgccttcctggagaGTAGCTTCTGTGGACAGTGGAATTTTCCCAAGACAGGCTCCTCCCTACTGGGCTGGGATTCTCAGTTCCACCCTATCCTCCCAGAGCTGGGCTACCCCCGGGGCTGGGGGTCAGAGGAGGGAAAAAGGGGACTCTGCCCCAGAGGGGCTGGGTTTTCACGGAGTCCGATGGCCCTGAGAGGAAAGTGTTCTGAGCTCGGGGGAGCTTTCGCTGGATCCCtctctatattattttcttctcccaGGCTGGCTGGACCAGTTAGCCTGGACTTTGACTCTTTTGCTCCAGAGCCCTCGCAAGGGGCAAGGGCTCCTGGGGGGTTAGTGGAGTGCTGGGGTTGCCTGTCCCcatcctgtttcctcatctccatCCCCAGGACCAGCTGTCATCAGTCGAGTCACTCCTGGGActgaggaaaggaggggagggataaggggaggggatggaggccCCCCTCCTGAGGTTGCCTAGACAACATCAGAAATCGTGGCCAGGGCCTCTTCCGCCTGCGGGGCCTCTGCTTCCTGCATCAGTCACTCCCGCTGGGGGCGGAGCGGAGGAAGGGGTTGgatgtggcagagccaggcccagcTGGTGCGGCCCAGACTCCCCCCGCGGTCTCCGTGGCCCGAGCCATGGCATCCTATTCATCTGGCCCCGGCAAACCTAAGGCCAAATATCCCTTTAAGAAGCGGGCCAGCCTGCAGGTTTCCTCTGCAGTACCAGGTGAGTGTGTGCTTCCTGGCCTCGGGCTGggtctgcctccccacctctcGCCCAGGCCACTGGTTCCTTAAGGAGGGGGGCTTCTCCTGCACCTTCTCTGCGGTGGTGCCCCTGTGTCCTCCTCCCAGGGACAGCTGGCTTGGGAggtggtgtggggagggaggtggggtagAGGGTGACAGGTTTCTGTGTCGGGGATGCTGCCTCTCTAAGGAGGAGTGGGCGTGGGTGTGGGTGCAGCAAGAGTGTATTTGCACACGTGTCAGCGTGTGGATGTGCTAAGACTGTTTGCGTGTGGAGTGTGTGTGAATGGAGTGGGGGATGTGTGGGGCGGACTGGCCACACTGCTGGCGACTGTGTATTTATCAGGCAGGCTCAGGCTGTCCTCCTGCAGTTAGGTTCTCTTTCTAGGATCCCAGATCTCGAACCCTGTAACTAGGGGTCCGACCTTAGGGTACACCTATTGCCACCTGACATCCAGGGTCTGAGGGCTCAACTGTATCTGTTGTTTGCAGTTTGTTCATTCTTGGTCTGTCTTGTGAGCTTCCTTAGAAGTACAGGGTGTCCTTGGGGTGGGGCCGTGCAGGGGCTCAGGCTGGGACCACTGCCCGCCTGCGTGTGCTCCTGCACCCTTTGGTTCAGCTCCCACTCCAGTAGGCATCTCTGCACCACTTGCGCTGGCAGCTTGGTGTGGCTGTGCCCATCTCCCTGAGGGCTCGGCTGCCTGGGTCTGTGCTTGCTGAGGGTTATCTACCTGCCATCTGCTGCTCCCAGGCCTGTGGCTAAGGGAAGACCACCCCCACTTTGGTGATCAGGTCAAGTCAGTGTCCCTGACTGCTACCGCCAGCAGCTGTCTGTACTTGTAGCCAGATTTTTCTTATGCTACTGGAGATGCTGGCCTGAGTTCTGTATTGGCCTGAGGGTCTGTGTTCTCTGTGCCCAGGTCTGTGCCTCCAGAGGGTGTGTCCCCTGGGCCTAGACCTGTACACCTTTGGATGGTCACATGGTGGGAGCGTCTGCTATTTGTGGGTCAAAGCCTTGGGTACCTCTCTACCCGCTAAGGCAGCCTTGGCAGTGAGTGAGGGGCTCTGGTCAAGTGAGTAGACAGGTTGGCAAAAATCTTGGAGTTGGTGGGAATGGGTGGGGAGTAGCCCCCTCTGGCTTTTGGCCACCCCTCCTCGTGCCCCATGCCGTGTatatgggggaggtgggggggtgagggggtgctgTGGTACAGACCCTGGGAGAAGCTGGGTCTTCTAGACCTGGCCTCAGGGAGTGTGGAGGTTACTGCCTTTCTGTCACCTCTAGTGAAACCTGGCAGCCCTGTGCAGTGGCCTGGCAGGTTGGGGGGATGGCTTTGCCTGCTAGAACCTGTCCTGGTCGCCCCAGCATTTCTGTGGAGACCTTGGGTCACCCTGCTAGGAGAGGTGGTTGAGATTAGGGCCTTTAAATCTGTTCTGCTGACCTGTTACAGACCAGCCCTGGAGGTCTATGGTTGGCTTCTCTGGAGCGGGTTAGAAGTGGGGAGGATCTGTGTAGGATCAAGGTTCTTGGGCAAAGCAAGGACCTTGGGCTCTGTCTTACACTCTGATGGCAGAGCAGGTGcccatctttccttcctctttctgtgcGCTGCCCTCTTCCGAGTAAGAGTTAGTTGTCCCCACCCTGCCAGTTCTGTTCTCTTCACACCCTCACTGCTCATTGCCTTGGCCTACAGTGGGCCCAGAAGCTCCCGCTGCCCCCCAATGGGTGGTACTGCATGTGGGAAGTATTTGGAGGGTCCCAGGAGTTCATAATCACAGATGATGGTGTTTTCCAGAACACTTACAGAGCCATATCTCTGTGTGCCTTACGGCAGCTGTGACTAGGCAGGGCAGGACCCCTTATCACCCCATTATAGGGCGACTTGAATCCTCCAGAAGGTAGAGACTTGCCAATAATTGGGAACAGAGTCAGACTCAAGTCCTCCACATTCTAGTGCCACTTCTCCTGAACCTCTCCTCCTGGGCAGTTTGTCCCCAATGATAGGCTTGGACAGATGTCAGAGGTCTAGGGGGCTGTGAaccagacccccaggcagcagggAAGCTCAGTAACTGGTCCCTTCCTGGACTGAGCCTCTCCCCCGCTGCCAGCCAGCTCCTCTCTCCAGCAGAGGCCCTGCCTCTCCCGAGGGACCCCATAGTCAGGGGCCCAGAGGACAGTTGTGAGCAAAACAAGGCCACTGGGCAGAGGAAGCTGGCCTGGGCTGTTGGGTATGGAGATGAGAGGGCTGCTCACGCCCTCCTACCCTTTGGCGAGCCAGGCCCTACACACGATCCCCTAGCGCATTGCATTTTAAGGAGGCTTGTCCCTACCCTGCCAGCCCGCCCTGCCCATATCGGcctgccctgctcctccccctTGGGGGCCCCACTCTAGGCTGGGCCCTGGCGCTGTAGAGGTTAAGGCCTTGTTCAGTGTGAGGGTTCCTCTTATCTCTCAACTCTACTACTCCTTCCCTTGATTTCTGGGCTCTCCTGAGCTTCCCCAGCCCCCTGATCAGGTCTCCCCTGCATGCAGCTGCACTTGGTACAGCCCGTGCCGGCCCCTGAGCTGTCCTGGGGGACAGGCTACAGCTCTACTCAGCAAAGAGGCGGGCAAGGGGGCGCAGGGCTGCCGGCTGGCGCTGCCTGACTCTGCAGGTAGGGCCCAGGTAGGCACCAGGGTGAGGGGGAGCTAGGTCCTGGATCTGGGGGGCACCCCCCTTCTTTTTGTCCAGCCTTGGGACAGGACTCTGGGATATCGGGAAGTGGGCCCAGAGACGTCAAGGCTCACCACCTGAGTCGAGCCTCCAGTTCATCCCTGAGCCACAgtggagagggaaaaggagggtGCTGGAGGGGAGTGCCCACCCTCCCAGAGCTGGCTGGGAGAGCTTCCTGCTGGGGGAGGGCGGGGTTGGGAGCCCAGGAAGGGTTCTTTGGGGGTGGGCTGGGAACTCAGGCAGCCTCTCTAGGTTATCAGCGTCAAGGCCTTTAGTGCCAACCTGCTCGTGGAAGCTGAGGAATTCTTCCCTCTATGGAGAGAGACTCTGGCTTCTGATACTTCCTTCCCCAGGCCCTCTCTAGGGCCTCCGGTCCAGATCCTGGGGCCTCTGAGTGGCGCAGACTGTTTGTGGCAGCTCCCTTTGGAGGGGCAGCCAGCAGTAGGAGGGGCAGGCTGGAGCCAGGCCACATCTTGGCAGCCCTGGGGtcctggaggagagggcaggtCTCCAGGGAGGAGGTAGGGTTCCTGCTGCCAACCAGGTCCTtcacttcctctcctcctcttccctcgaAGGCTGGTCCCCAGGTCAGAGCAGAGTGACCGCTGTGGCTTCGCCAGGCTCTGTAGGTCCAGTGTGTcaggcccaggccctggcccTCCAGAGGCAGAGTCTGGTCCTGGACTGCCTAGCCTGGAAGCTGTGCGCTGGGCATCGCTGGTGTGGCCTTCATGAGCACCTGGAGAGagggagtgtgtgtatgtgtgtgcacatggacACACGGGTGCCTGCCTGTAGCAGGTACTCACATGGAGGTTCTTTCAGGCCTGATGGAGTGGCCCCTCGTCCAGGATTCGGATTTTTATTCCTGAGCTGAATGAATCCGCTCGTTCTAGGGGCAGACTTGCGTCCCCACCCCTGAGCCTGGAGTGAGTGAAGGGTCCCTGTGCCCGACGGCGGGTGAGGTCCGCGCGCAGGCTCACTCCTCTGCCTCTGAGGCGGCACGGGCCTCTCTCCGGGGCTGGCCTGGGCCAGGCAGGGGCCCAGGGCTTCCAGCgcacccaggccctgccctccaccctctgACACGGCGTCACTGTCTCCACAGAGGCTCggggggggctgggggccccTCCGCTGCAGCCTGCCCGGTCCCTGCcgggccctgccccctgcctcaaGCACTTCCCGCTCGACCTGCGCACGTCTATGGATGGCAAATGCAAGGAGATCGCCGAGGTATCGCCTGGCACCGCACCGCCCTCTGTCCCCCCGCCGCGCCCCCCACGCCCGGCCCCGCTCCCCGCACCCCTCCACCTCCGCCGTCCCCTTACGTCACGCTTGGCTGTGCCCTGAGCCCCGGCCTGTCCCAGGCGCCCCGGCTCCCGGgccctcaccccatccccagaCCCGGACCGCAGGGCCACACCggtcctcccttccctcctcccaggagCTGTTCAGCCGCTCCCTGGCTGAGAGTGAGCTCCGTAGCGCCCCTTACGAGTTCCCCGAGGAGAGCCCCATCGAGCAGCTGGAGGAGCGGCGGCAGCGCCTGGAGAGGCAGATCAGCCAGGATGTCAAGTGAGCCTCCAGCCTCAGAGCCGGGCTGGCCCCCTCGGGGGGCACAGGCAGGGGGCACGGGGtgggggcatggggtgggggcacaGGTAGGGGCCATGGGATGAGGGGCacaggcagggggcacaggcaggGGGCATGGAGTTGGGGCACAGGCAGGGGGCATGGGGTGGGTGCACAGGCAGGGGGCACGGGGTGGGGGCACAGGCAGAGGCCATGGGGTGGGGGCACAGGCAGGGGGCCATGGAGTGGGGGCACAGGCAGGGGGCACGGGGTGAGGGGCACAGGCAGGGGCACGGGGTGGGGGCACGCAGACAGCGTGGGGTTGGAGGGAGGAGCATCAGGTCGTCTGCCCAGCACCCCTCTGTCTCCATCCGGACGCTTTCAGAGCCCCACCTCTGTTCTCCTCTGAGCAGTCCTCCCTCTGGGGCCCCCTGGGGAGGCGGCACAGAGCAGTGGTGAGAAGcataggctttggagtcaggctgcTGGCTCTGGTTCCGTCTTCTGCCCACCAGCGTGCCCTGCAACATGTTGCTTAACTTCTGGGTGTGCTTCCTCATCTCTGTTGTGGGGCAAGAGCAGCACCCGCGTAGGTACAGGGTCCTGCAGCCCTGCAAGGACCACAGGTGACCGCACGTGCACGGCACCTAGTCCAGTGCAGGGACCTGGGAGCGCAGGCCTCGTCATCTGCCTCACCTCTCACTCCTCTCACCCCCAGGCTTGAGCCGGACATCCTGCTGCGGGCCAGGCAAGATTTCCTGAAGACGGACAGTGACTCGGACCTCCAgtgaggagggcagaggggtgtgggtgtggggatGCGGGGCTGGGGCCTGTCCCCCTGCTGCCTCCAGCCCTTCCCTTGTACCCTCCGCCTGTAGGCTCTACAAGGAGCAGGGTGAGGGACAGGGCGACCGGGGCCTGCGGGAGCGTGATGTGGTGCTGGAGCGGGAGTTTCAGCGGGTCACCATCTCTGGGGAGGAGAAGTGTGGGGTGAGTGTCCCcaccccctgggtcctggtgggctCCCCCCTcctggggagctggggctggaggccaGAGAGGGCCTCTCTCTTTCTGAAAGCTGGAGGGGCAGAGGGTCTGGCTGGGAGCTCGTTGCTGTGCCGAGAACAGAGTGATCTGAGTGTTTCTGGAGTCGAGGCCCAGGGAAGAGGTGAGAGTGAGCCGGGTCTGGGACTGAGGAGAGGGATCCCATGTCCCCGTCTCCAGGTGCCATTCACAGACCTGTTGGATGCAGCCAAGAGCGTGGTGCGGGCTCTCTTCATCCGGGAGAAGTACATGGCCCTGTCACTTCAGAGCTTCTGCCCCACCACCCGCCGGTACCTGCAGCAGCTGGCGGAGAAGCCTCTGGAGACACGGACCTACGAGCAGGGCCCCGACACCCCTGTGTCCGCTGGTGGGACCCCCCATCCCTGTCCTACTCCAAGTGCCCGGGCATCCCAGGCTCCCCGCGCTTGGTGCCCAGGAACCTCAGCCTGCCTGCTTCTTCCCACACCCGAGTTCATTCCAGCCTCTTGGTTTgcagggggtggaggcaggggcaggggctgtcctgctggggcctctgggctgggcagagggtggCCTGGAAGAGCCCTGGCCCTGACTCCGCCCTGCTCCCCGCCACAGATGCCCCGGTGCACCCCCCCGCGCTGGAGCAGCACCCGTACGAGCACTGTGAGCCGAGCACCATGCCGGTGGACCTGGGCTTGGGTCTGCGCATGGTGCGGGGTGTGGTTCACGTCTACACCCACAGGGAACCCGATGAGCAGTAAGAGGGGTGTGGGGTGTGCTGCAGGGGACAGCTGTGGGGGGTGCACCGGCTTGGGAGGGCCCACAGGGCCTGGTCTGCTCTGCTCACTCAAGCTCCCCCTACACACCAGTTGCTCAGAGGTGGAGCTGCCGTACCCCGACCTGCAGGAATTCGTGGCAGATGTCAACGTGCTGATGACTCTGATTATTAATGGTCCCATGTGAGTCTACGCCTGTCCCAGACACTCGGCTCCCCtcttccagccccagccctgtcccAGACACCTGTCACCCAGTCTCTCACCCTCTCATAGTCACCGAGGCCTAGACTTTCCTGTCACCTGCCGCCCCCTCGGCAGCCTCAGTCCTgcaccctcctgcctcctccctctgctctccacCCAGGCCCTCCCAGGTGCCTCCCTGCGGGCCTAAGCCCCTACCTGTTTCTCCTCCTGCCCAGAAAGTCATTCTGTTACCGCCGGCTGCAGTACCTGAGCTCCAAGTTCCAGATGCACGTGCTGCTCAATGAGATGAAGGAGCTGGCCGCCCAGAAGAAGGTGCCACACCGAGACTTCTACAACATCCGCAAGGTGAGCCCTCACCCCCCAGTCTGACCCTGCACCTCTGCCCAGCCTCCCGCTCCCAGGCTTTGACCCCCACCCAGCTTCCAGTTGGGAGGGTCCGCTCCCGTCCCACCGCCCAGACCACAGACTGTCCCAGCCTCCCGTGGACCCAGCAGTCCCCGTTCCCCACCAGGTGGATACGCATATCCATGCCTCCTCCTGCATGAACCAGAAGCACCTGCTGCGCTTCATCAAGCGGGCGATGAAGCGGCACCTGGAGGAGATCGTGCACGTGGAGCAGGGCCGCGAGCAGACACTGCGAGAGGTCTTCGAGAGCATGAACCTCACGGCCTACGACCTGAGTGTGGACACCCTGGACGTGCACGCGGTCTGTTCCGGCGGcgcaggggctggggggctcgGCCAGCGTGCCGGCCGGGGGTTGGGGGTGACCTGGGCCTGCCCTTCTCCCCCAGGACAGGAACACCTTCCATCGCTTTGACAAGTTCAATGCCAAATACAACCCTATTGGGGAGTCTGTCCTCCGAGAGATCTTTATCAAGACCGACAACAGGGTTTCTGGGAAGTACTTTGCTCATATCATCAaggtgaggaggaggggctgcCGGGGCCCATGCACGGGGAGGGGCGGCATCAGCCTGCTGCAGCCCTGCCCAACGGAGCGAGAgcctggggagctgggggcttgcctgggtgggtgggcagggtggGTGAGGGGCATGAGGAGGTCTGACTGAGCACACCTGGTGGGCGCGAAGACAGGGACGGCTGAGAAGCCTGAGGGTGACCGTTGCTCCACACGTGTCACTCAGGAGGTGATGTCAGACCTGGAGGAGAGCAAGTACCAGAACGCGGAGCTGCGGCTCTCCATTTACGGGCGCTCGAGGGACGAGTGGGACAAGCTGGCGCGCTGGGCCGTCATGCACCGCGTACACTCCCCCAATGTGCGCTGGCTCGTGCAGGTGCCCCGCCTCTTGTGAGTGTCCCTTGGAGTGGGAGGGAACGAGGGAGGCAGAGGTCAAGGGGCCAGggcctgcctcctgccctcctggggtGGCTGACCACCCCGTCCTGGCCAAGCCCTCGGAACAGGAGGGACTCCCTGGTTCCGCTCACAGTCTGTCCAGCCTGCCCCACCCAATATGACTTAAAAGTGCTTCTGTGATTCTGCCCTgacgtgcacacacatgtgtgcatacGTCTCACCTGCAGTGATGTGTACCGTACCAAGGGCCAGCTGGCCAACTTCCAGGAGATGCTGGAGAACATCTTCCTGCCGTTGTTCGAGGCCACCATCCACCCTGCCAGCCACCCGGAGCTGCACCTCT
Encoded proteins:
- the AMPD2 gene encoding AMP deaminase 2 isoform X4 — encoded protein: MSSGSRSLGSTWPTRLPRAGLGVAAPGSTRPVQPPRSAGVRLPPASNIERLPYFSHLGARAWALGATWQSLDPGPPPLPRDPASRRCRPWRADSLVLFRARAAWPQELFSRSLAESELRSAPYEFPEESPIEQLEERRQRLERQISQDVKLEPDILLRARQDFLKTDSDSDLQLYKEQGEGQGDRGLRERDVVLEREFQRVTISGEEKCGVPFTDLLDAAKSVVRALFIREKYMALSLQSFCPTTRRYLQQLAEKPLETRTYEQGPDTPVSADAPVHPPALEQHPYEHCEPSTMPVDLGLGLRMVRGVVHVYTHREPDEHCSEVELPYPDLQEFVADVNVLMTLIINGPIKSFCYRRLQYLSSKFQMHVLLNEMKELAAQKKVPHRDFYNIRKVDTHIHASSCMNQKHLLRFIKRAMKRHLEEIVHVEQGREQTLREVFESMNLTAYDLSVDTLDVHADRNTFHRFDKFNAKYNPIGESVLREIFIKTDNRVSGKYFAHIIKEVMSDLEESKYQNAELRLSIYGRSRDEWDKLARWAVMHRVHSPNVRWLVQVPRLFDVYRTKGQLANFQEMLENIFLPLFEATIHPASHPELHLFLEHVDGFDSVDDESKPENHIFNLESPLPEAWVEEDNPPYAYYLYYTFANMAMLNHLRRPRSCSTCITWPRSASPCPH
- the AMPD2 gene encoding AMP deaminase 2 isoform X2; protein product: MSSGSRSLGSTWPTRLPRAGLGVAAPGSTRPVQPPRSAGVRLPPASNIERLPYFSHLGARAWALGATWQSLDPGPPPLPRDPASRRCRPWRADSLVLFRARAAWPQELFSRSLAESELRSAPYEFPEESPIEQLEERRQRLERQISQDVKLEPDILLRARQDFLKTDSDSDLQLYKEQGEGQGDRGLRERDVVLEREFQRVTISGEEKCGVPFTDLLDAAKSVVRALFIREKYMALSLQSFCPTTRRYLQQLAEKPLETRTYEQGPDTPVSADAPVHPPALEQHPYEHCEPSTMPVDLGLGLRMVRGVVHVYTHREPDEHCSEVELPYPDLQEFVADVNVLMTLIINGPIKSFCYRRLQYLSSKFQMHVLLNEMKELAAQKKVPHRDFYNIRKVDTHIHASSCMNQKHLLRFIKRAMKRHLEEIVHVEQGREQTLREVFESMNLTAYDLSVDTLDVHADRNTFHRFDKFNAKYNPIGESVLREIFIKTDNRVSGKYFAHIIKEVMSDLEESKYQNAELRLSIYGRSRDEWDKLARWAVMHRVHSPNVRWLVQVPRLFDVYRTKGQLANFQEMLENIFLPLFEATIHPASHPELHLFLEHVDGFDSVDDESKPENHIFNLESPLPEAWVEEDNPPYAYYLYYTFANMAMLNHLRRQRGFHTFVLRPHCGEAGPIHHLVSAFMLAENISHGLLLRKAPVLQYLYYLAQIGIAMSPLSNNSLFLSYHRNPLPEYLSRGLMVSLSTDDPLQFHFTKVKSHWLGPNYTKEGPEGNDIRRTNVPDIRVGYRYETLCQELALITQAVQSEMLETIPEEAGITMSPGPQ
- the AMPD2 gene encoding AMP deaminase 2 isoform X3; the encoded protein is MASEARGGLGAPPLQPARSLPGPAPCLKHFPLDLRTSMDGKCKEIAEELFSRSLAESELRSAPYEFPEESPIEQLEERRQRLERQISQDVKLEPDILLRARQDFLKTDSDSDLQLYKEQGEGQGDRGLRERDVVLEREFQRVTISGEEKCGVPFTDLLDAAKSVVRALFIREKYMALSLQSFCPTTRRYLQQLAEKPLETRTYEQGPDTPVSADAPVHPPALEQHPYEHCEPSTMPVDLGLGLRMVRGVVHVYTHREPDEHCSEVELPYPDLQEFVADVNVLMTLIINGPIKSFCYRRLQYLSSKFQMHVLLNEMKELAAQKKVPHRDFYNIRKVDTHIHASSCMNQKHLLRFIKRAMKRHLEEIVHVEQGREQTLREVFESMNLTAYDLSVDTLDVHADRNTFHRFDKFNAKYNPIGESVLREIFIKTDNRVSGKYFAHIIKEVMSDLEESKYQNAELRLSIYGRSRDEWDKLARWAVMHRVHSPNVRWLVQVPRLFDVYRTKGQLANFQEMLENIFLPLFEATIHPASHPELHLFLEHVDGFDSVDDESKPENHIFNLESPLPEAWVEEDNPPYAYYLYYTFANMAMLNHLRRQRGFHTFVLRPHCGEAGPIHHLVSAFMLAENISHGLLLRKAPVLQYLYYLAQIGIAMSPLSNNSLFLSYHRNPLPEYLSRGLMVSLSTDDPLQFHFTKEPLMEEYSIATQVWKLSSCDMCELARNSVLMSGFSHKVKSHWLGPNYTKEGPEGNDIRRTNVPDIRVGYRYETLCQELALITQAVQSEMLETIPEEAGITMSPGPQ
- the AMPD2 gene encoding AMP deaminase 2 isoform X5 — protein: MWQSQAQLVRPRLPPRSPWPEPWHPIHLAPANLRPNIPLRSGPACRFPLQYQELFSRSLAESELRSAPYEFPEESPIEQLEERRQRLERQISQDVKLEPDILLRARQDFLKTDSDSDLQLYKEQGEGQGDRGLRERDVVLEREFQRVTISGEEKCGVPFTDLLDAAKSVVRALFIREKYMALSLQSFCPTTRRYLQQLAEKPLETRTYEQGPDTPVSADAPVHPPALEQHPYEHCEPSTMPVDLGLGLRMVRGVVHVYTHREPDEHCSEVELPYPDLQEFVADVNVLMTLIINGPIKSFCYRRLQYLSSKFQMHVLLNEMKELAAQKKVPHRDFYNIRKVDTHIHASSCMNQKHLLRFIKRAMKRHLEEIVHVEQGREQTLREVFESMNLTAYDLSVDTLDVHADRNTFHRFDKFNAKYNPIGESVLREIFIKTDNRVSGKYFAHIIKEVMSDLEESKYQNAELRLSIYGRSRDEWDKLARWAVMHRVHSPNVRWLVQVPRLFDVYRTKGQLANFQEMLENIFLPLFEATIHPASHPELHLFLEHVDGFDSVDDESKPENHIFNLESPLPEAWVEEDNPPYAYYLYYTFANMAMLNHLRRQRGFHTFVLRPHCGEAGPIHHLVSAFMLAENISHGLLLRKAPVLQYLYYLAQIGIAMSPLSNNSLFLSYHRNPLPEYLSRGLMVSLSTDDPLQFHFTKEPLMEEYSIATQVWKLSSCDMCELARNSVLMSGFSHKVKSHWLGPNYTKEGPEGNDIRRTNVPDIRVGYRYETLCQELALITQAVQSEMLETIPEEAGITMSPGPQ
- the AMPD2 gene encoding AMP deaminase 2 isoform X1, which translates into the protein MASYSSGPGKPKAKYPFKKRASLQVSSAVPEARGGLGAPPLQPARSLPGPAPCLKHFPLDLRTSMDGKCKEIAEELFSRSLAESELRSAPYEFPEESPIEQLEERRQRLERQISQDVKLEPDILLRARQDFLKTDSDSDLQLYKEQGEGQGDRGLRERDVVLEREFQRVTISGEEKCGVPFTDLLDAAKSVVRALFIREKYMALSLQSFCPTTRRYLQQLAEKPLETRTYEQGPDTPVSADAPVHPPALEQHPYEHCEPSTMPVDLGLGLRMVRGVVHVYTHREPDEHCSEVELPYPDLQEFVADVNVLMTLIINGPIKSFCYRRLQYLSSKFQMHVLLNEMKELAAQKKVPHRDFYNIRKVDTHIHASSCMNQKHLLRFIKRAMKRHLEEIVHVEQGREQTLREVFESMNLTAYDLSVDTLDVHADRNTFHRFDKFNAKYNPIGESVLREIFIKTDNRVSGKYFAHIIKEVMSDLEESKYQNAELRLSIYGRSRDEWDKLARWAVMHRVHSPNVRWLVQVPRLFDVYRTKGQLANFQEMLENIFLPLFEATIHPASHPELHLFLEHVDGFDSVDDESKPENHIFNLESPLPEAWVEEDNPPYAYYLYYTFANMAMLNHLRRQRGFHTFVLRPHCGEAGPIHHLVSAFMLAENISHGLLLRKAPVLQYLYYLAQIGIAMSPLSNNSLFLSYHRNPLPEYLSRGLMVSLSTDDPLQFHFTKEPLMEEYSIATQVWKLSSCDMCELARNSVLMSGFSHKVKSHWLGPNYTKEGPEGNDIRRTNVPDIRVGYRYETLCQELALITQAVQSEMLETIPEEAGITMSPGPQ